The following is a genomic window from Pyricularia oryzae 70-15 chromosome 5, whole genome shotgun sequence.
ACTCTGGCGTGAAAAAAATAGTGATTGACTACAACGATTATTGCAAAATTTTGCGTTGTATGATGTCCTTGTCGACtaagatacctaggtagcacTCTATTGCCGAGTACCGAGATTTGGAAGCGGTTGGTTCTGCTAAAACTTGTTTTGCCTGTATTTACCAATAGCGGGATTCGTTGACGTTGGATGTGCCGTGCCGAATCAACCTTTCCGAGCCGAAAAAAACCCAGCGCTTATTTGTGACGGACAAAAGCCGCTGGGTAATTTTCCGTGGACGGAAGAAAATCCTTcttgtacttttttctgcaCTTGGAAATCAGACGTACAGCATAGAACATGCAAGAAACAGACAGATGGTAAAAAGGGATCGTGCAAGTCAAGTATCTTCTGATGCTTCATTCATCGACCCTTGATATCCACAATCGACAgataaaaaagcaaaaaacgTTCTCTTCTCATACAACGTCACCTTGACGCGCCCTTAGCTTGGTCTTCCTGGCTGCAATCGGACAGATGCAGGGTCTCCCCTGTCATTATTCGTTGCTATTGTGGCGCACATGTCCTAAAACGGCGATTGAGCTCTCGTTTCTGCCATTGAGAGCGGTCAAAATTTTCTTGGGTGAGCTCACAAGAGGATGACACGGTTGGATGCACAGGCTGCAGTAGCGCTGAGTTTTGTATGGTCGGACAAACAAAATCAGGTGGCGCGTCTCCAGCAGGACGACCACAGAAAAATTCCAGTAACAATCAACATTTCCTCTGGCCCATTCCGCCTAGTTTCTGTCTTTTTACCCTACTCTTTCTTTCAGGTTGAGAGTGGGATCGTCTAAATCACCGGAAAAGACTTTCTTCGGATTGACTTTTCGCAACGTGCAACTCGCATTTGACTTTTCGCATTCTTTGTACATCTGTCGTAAATACACGAAAGCTAGCGCGCATCGACCACCAACGCACTCCACAAAGTCTACGCACGCACGAACGcgtcttcctttttttttacaccgTTGCTTACTCTTTATCTCGCGAATCTTTAAACGTCAATATTAATAATGCCGCCCAAGaaggcagcagcaacaaaggCCGCGGCTGCCCCAGCCGCGAAGAAGGCCGCTCCGGCAAAGAAGAGCGCCGGTGTGACCAAGACGACCGCGCCAGCCAAGAAgacagctgctgctgcgaagCCCAAGGCTGCTCCGGCCAAGGCTGCTCCGGCCAAGGCTGCTCCGGTCAAGGCTGCGCCCGCCAAGGCTGCCGCGACAAAGGCTGCCcccaagaagcgcaaggTTGCTGAGGAACCCGagccggagaaagaagaagaagaggaagttGAGCAGGCGCAGGACGAGGACAGtgaggaggaagaagaaaagcccGCCAAGGGCTCGCGCAAGTCTGCGCCCCCGGCTACAAAGAAGCGCTCTACTCCCGTCCCGGCCCCCAAGAGAGCCGCGTCTGCCCAGCCCAAGAAGGCAAAGGCTGCTGCcaccaagaagaagacgcCCGCGCCCGAGGCTGACAAGGAAAATGCCGACCCTGAGCCCAAGGTGACGGGCGCGTCTTCGCCCACTAAGCGCAAGCGCGAGGATACCGTCGAGCCGTCGCACGACCGGGGGGCCGCAAAGGACGAGAGTGAGGCCGAggacaagcccgcgccggaGAGGGAGATCAAACAGCCGCGTCCCGTGAAGCGTGTACGGACGGCCGCTCCCGTCTCCAAGGTCAAGATTGGTGCTAAGATCAACAATGCTCCCGATGCGGTCCTGGACGTCTTTGTTTTCGGCGAGGGATCGTCCGGCGAGCTGGGCCTGGGTAGCATGAAGTATGAGAACAAGAAGCCCATCGACGTCAAGCGCCCTCGCATCAACCACAATCTGTCTGCCGATAAGGTCGGTGTTGTCCAGCTTGACTGTGGTGGTATGCATGCTATTGCACTCACCAAGGACAACAAGGTACTCACGTGGGGCGTCAACGACCAGGGTGCGCTTGGCCGTGACACCACTTGGGATGGTGGTCTTCGTGACGCGGATGCTGAAGACTCGGACTCGGACTCTGAAGACGGCGAAGACAGCGGTCTGAATCCCGTGGAGAGCAACCCTGCCGAGATTGACATGAGCGATGTTGCCGAGGGCACACGCTTCGTCCAGGTTGCCGCCAGCGATAGCGCCTCTTTTGCACTCACGGAAGATGGCCGTGTTTACGGATGGGGAACCTTCCGCGTAAGTCGACTTTTGACTACCtattcttctccttcttacCTAGGCCAGCA
Proteins encoded in this region:
- a CDS encoding RCC1 domain-containing protein, coding for MPPKKAAATKAAAAPAAKKAAPAKKSAGVTKTTAPAKKTAAAAKPKAAPAKAAPAKAAPVKAAPAKAAATKAAPKKRKVAEEPEPEKEEEEEVEQAQDEDSEEEEEKPAKGSRKSAPPATKKRSTPVPAPKRAASAQPKKAKAAATKKKTPAPEADKENADPEPKVTGASSPTKRKREDTVEPSHDRGAAKDESEAEDKPAPEREIKQPRPVKRVRTAAPVSKVKIGAKINNAPDAVLDVFVFGEGSSGELGLGSMKYENKKPIDVKRPRINHNLSADKVGVVQLDCGGMHAIALTKDNKVLTWGVNDQGALGRDTTWDGGLRDADAEDSDSDSEDGEDSGLNPVESNPAEIDMSDVAEGTRFVQVAASDSASFALTEDGRVYGWGTFRASDGVLGFTPTIKIQKFPTLLAEPKKVVQIAAGSNHAMALDSAGKLYTWGCPEQNQLGRRCVQRELLASALRPGGVGLKRGVKVVKISCGSYHSFAVDKEGGVYTWGLNNFGQLAIEQDAGDSDAAVLTAVKVESLMDYKIVDIAGGEHHSLACTDDGRLLVWGRIDGHQTGLPFDSFTEENAIYDDYKKPRILKTPTVIPGLPKIVSVAAGTDNSFAITEDGKVYSWGFSINYQTGQGTSDDVEAPTLIDNTAVRDRNITFAGAGGQYSMLACHAEKKA